A single genomic interval of bacterium harbors:
- a CDS encoding lipoprotein-releasing ABC transporter permease subunit: MSWELMVGVRYLRSRRRGGLLSLISALSLAGVTIGVATLLIVLAVMTGLEVELRKKILGFNPHVTVQSYAGPVEQWQDALAKVRAVPDVMAAAPVVYGQAMVGIGRTVSGVVVRGIDPSSVGGVIELENHLARGSMEGLKTPHRIPREESEGGGFVELPGLLVGQELARQLGVGPGDVVNVISPLATPTPAGMVPRLKRFVVGGVFDSGMFDYDATLVYMNLADAQRFFDLGEGIGGIEVRVKDVYDARTAARAVEDALGGFPYRARDWMEQNRNLFSALRLEKVVYAIVLCLIVVVAAFNILASLTMLVKEKRRDIAVLKSMGASGAAIGRVFILNGAVIGVAGTVLGNLLGLAGCWLLARYQFVELPKDVFLVTTLPVRMEPANFLVVALVAVGICLVAALSPARRAANLVPVEVIRYE; encoded by the coding sequence GTGAGCTGGGAGCTGATGGTCGGCGTCCGCTACCTGCGCTCGCGGCGGCGCGGGGGCCTGCTGTCGCTGATCTCGGCGCTGTCGCTCGCCGGCGTGACGATCGGGGTCGCCACGCTGCTGATCGTCCTCGCGGTGATGACCGGCCTCGAGGTCGAGCTGCGCAAGAAGATCCTCGGCTTCAACCCGCACGTCACCGTGCAGAGCTATGCCGGGCCGGTGGAGCAGTGGCAGGACGCGCTCGCCAAGGTGCGGGCGGTGCCCGACGTCATGGCGGCGGCGCCGGTGGTCTACGGCCAGGCGATGGTCGGGATCGGCCGCACGGTGTCCGGCGTGGTCGTTCGCGGCATCGATCCGAGCTCGGTGGGCGGCGTGATCGAGCTTGAGAATCATCTCGCGCGCGGCAGCATGGAAGGCCTGAAGACGCCCCACCGCATCCCGCGCGAGGAGTCGGAGGGCGGCGGGTTCGTCGAGCTGCCCGGCCTGCTGGTCGGGCAGGAGCTGGCGCGCCAGCTCGGCGTCGGCCCGGGCGACGTCGTCAACGTGATCTCGCCCCTGGCGACGCCGACGCCCGCCGGCATGGTGCCGCGCCTGAAGCGCTTCGTCGTCGGCGGCGTGTTCGACTCCGGCATGTTCGATTACGACGCCACCCTCGTCTACATGAACCTCGCGGACGCGCAGCGCTTCTTCGATCTCGGCGAGGGCATCGGCGGCATCGAGGTGCGGGTGAAGGACGTCTACGACGCGCGCACCGCGGCGCGCGCCGTCGAGGACGCGCTGGGCGGCTTCCCGTACCGGGCGCGCGACTGGATGGAGCAGAACCGCAACCTCTTCTCCGCGCTGCGGCTGGAGAAGGTGGTCTACGCGATCGTGCTCTGTCTCATCGTCGTGGTGGCGGCGTTCAACATCCTCGCCTCGCTGACGATGCTCGTGAAGGAGAAGCGCCGCGACATCGCGGTCCTCAAGTCGATGGGGGCGTCCGGCGCGGCGATCGGGCGCGTCTTCATCCTGAACGGCGCCGTGATCGGCGTCGCGGGCACCGTGCTCGGCAACCTCCTCGGCCTCGCCGGCTGCTGGCTCCTCGCGCGCTATCAGTTCGTCGAGCTGCCGAAGGACGTCTTCCTCGTCACCACGCTCCCGGTGCGCATGGAGCCGGCGAACTTCCTCGTCGTGGCGCTGGTGGCGGTGGGCATCTGTCTCGTGGCGGCGCTCTCCCCCGCCCGACGGGCGGCGAATCTGGTCCCCGTCGAGGTGATCCGATATGAGTAG
- the lysS gene encoding lysine--tRNA ligase — protein MPDDHEQIVVRRRKLDALRARGITPYPNGFRPDHTAAEVHARFGGLDDAGLAAALDVAVGGRVLAVRDFGKAGFLRLQDRGDVIQVHARRDRLSEDDFAHYRQVDVGDLVGVTGRPFRTRTGELTLEAHALVHLVKSLQPLPEKWHGLQDVEARYRQRYVDLIVNPEARRIFVQRAAIQRYVREFLVGRGFLEVETPMMQPIAGGAAARPFVTHHNALDIDLYLRIAPELYLKRLVVGGFDRVFEMGRVFRNEGLSTRHNPEFSLLEFYQAYATYEDLMDLTEELLVGCARAVTGGLQVTWGEMAIDLTPPWPRRSMAELVGERAGIPAERLLDADVVRDLAQRTGGIERASMTPGELLGLCFERLVEPHLIQPTFVTQFPVELSPLARRNDADPRVVDRFELFVGQKELANAFSELNDPDDQRARFEGQLQARAAGDEEAHAMDDDYVRALEYGMPPTAGEGIGIDRLVMLLTGATSIREVILFPQLRPERA, from the coding sequence ATGCCGGACGACCACGAGCAGATCGTGGTCAGGCGGCGGAAGCTGGACGCGCTCCGCGCGCGCGGCATCACCCCGTATCCGAACGGGTTCCGCCCTGACCATACCGCCGCCGAGGTGCATGCGCGCTTCGGCGGGCTCGACGACGCCGGTCTGGCCGCGGCGCTCGACGTCGCCGTGGGTGGACGCGTGCTCGCGGTGCGCGACTTCGGCAAGGCCGGCTTCCTGCGCCTCCAGGACCGCGGCGACGTGATCCAGGTGCACGCGCGTCGCGACCGCCTCTCCGAGGACGACTTCGCGCACTACCGGCAGGTCGACGTCGGTGACCTGGTCGGGGTCACGGGGCGTCCCTTCCGCACGCGGACGGGCGAGCTGACGCTGGAAGCGCACGCCCTCGTCCATCTCGTCAAGTCGCTCCAGCCGCTGCCGGAGAAGTGGCACGGCCTCCAGGACGTCGAGGCGCGCTACCGCCAGCGCTACGTCGACCTCATCGTCAACCCCGAGGCACGCCGCATCTTCGTGCAGCGGGCGGCGATCCAGCGCTACGTGCGCGAGTTCCTCGTCGGGCGCGGCTTTCTCGAGGTCGAGACGCCGATGATGCAGCCGATCGCCGGCGGCGCGGCGGCACGCCCGTTCGTCACGCACCACAACGCGCTCGACATCGACCTCTATCTTCGCATCGCCCCCGAGCTCTATCTGAAGCGGCTCGTGGTCGGCGGCTTCGATCGGGTCTTCGAGATGGGCCGCGTGTTCCGCAACGAGGGCCTCTCCACGCGGCACAACCCGGAGTTCAGCCTGCTCGAGTTCTATCAGGCGTACGCCACCTACGAGGACCTCATGGACCTCACCGAGGAGCTGTTGGTCGGGTGCGCCCGGGCCGTGACCGGCGGGCTCCAGGTGACGTGGGGCGAGATGGCGATCGATCTCACGCCGCCCTGGCCGCGGCGGTCGATGGCGGAGCTGGTCGGGGAGCGGGCGGGCATCCCGGCCGAGCGCCTCCTCGACGCGGACGTGGTGCGGGACCTCGCGCAGCGCACCGGCGGCATCGAGCGCGCGAGCATGACGCCCGGCGAGCTGCTCGGCCTCTGCTTCGAGCGTCTCGTCGAGCCGCACCTGATCCAGCCGACGTTCGTCACGCAGTTTCCGGTCGAGCTCTCGCCGCTCGCGCGGCGCAACGACGCCGACCCGCGCGTCGTCGACCGCTTCGAGCTGTTCGTCGGGCAAAAGGAGCTGGCGAACGCCTTCTCCGAGCTGAACGATCCCGACGACCAGCGGGCGCGCTTCGAGGGGCAGCTCCAGGCGCGCGCGGCGGGCGACGAAGAGGCGCACGCGATGGACGACGACTACGTCCGCGCCCTCGAGTACGGCATGCCGCCGACGGCCGGTGAGGGCATCGGCATCGACCGCCTCGTCATGTTGCTCACCGGCGCGACGAGCATTCGCGAGGTCATCCTCTTTCCGCAGCTGCGGCCGGAGCGCGCGTGA
- a CDS encoding OmpH family outer membrane protein, which translates to MRRTDRIGAHWARGAALVVAGVLACAGVARADSKVGIVDMQRALNECDAGRRAKDQVKSKFERAQNQLKNQREELDRAREDYEKRATVMREEQRRDLEKDLEGRTLDFKRKYEDFQRDLKRTDAELTSGIVEELYNIVADYGQQQQYTFILEASSGALLYGEKSLDITDEIIRLHNGGAGRGSGGKRAPSRRGDE; encoded by the coding sequence ATGCGTCGGACGGACCGGATCGGGGCCCACTGGGCCCGGGGGGCCGCGCTCGTCGTGGCCGGCGTGCTCGCGTGTGCCGGCGTGGCACGCGCGGACAGCAAGGTGGGCATCGTCGACATGCAGCGCGCGCTCAACGAGTGCGACGCCGGGCGGCGAGCCAAGGATCAGGTGAAGTCGAAGTTCGAGCGCGCGCAGAATCAGCTGAAGAACCAGCGCGAGGAGCTCGATCGGGCGCGCGAGGACTACGAGAAGCGCGCCACCGTGATGCGCGAGGAGCAGCGCCGCGACCTGGAGAAGGATCTCGAGGGGCGCACGCTCGACTTCAAGCGCAAGTATGAGGACTTCCAGCGCGACCTGAAGCGCACCGACGCGGAGCTGACGTCGGGGATCGTCGAGGAACTCTACAACATCGTCGCCGACTACGGACAGCAGCAGCAGTACACGTTCATCCTCGAAGCCTCGAGCGGGGCGCTGCTCTACGGCGAGAAGTCGCTCGACATCACCGACGAGATCATCCGCCTGCACAACGGCGGCGCCGGCCGCGGCAGCGGCGGCAAGCGCGCGCCCTCGCGCCGCGGGGACGAATAG
- the bamA gene encoding outer membrane protein assembly factor BamA, with product MGRNVSGVIGLAMALGLALAPGVWAQGTAPARRAPGAPKPAQPEPAAQATGQPVVRIVVDGNVRVEEDAIRVHMKTRDGQPFSQEALDEDIKAVYRMGFFDQVTAEVTPDPGGKGVDVVFTVKERPLVRAVTLEGNDKLTKEELDGALRVRPHTILDAEKARQGIEAAKKLYAEKGYLDARITYTTTPVGENEVDVVYTIEEQEPVRVQEIEFEGNEAFSDRQLSRLLQTQEEWILTPFTGAGNLNKDVLRTDVERLTAFYYDNGYVTVRIDEPQIERSDAGLKITIKIDEGDQFNVGRVGIEGRDLPPDVDAMAGSLTTKSGETFSASTLRQDVQTLTERLSEDGFAFASIEPATTIEPEAKTVDVIFEVERGKPVVVDKIEVTGNTKTRDYVVRREMRLQEQELFSGTRLRKSREALQRLGFFNEVNVTTRKAPASEDRMDVVVDVKEAQTGAFSAGAGFSSADSLLFNVRIQENNLFGRGQRLVLNADVGSIRRNIILSFTEPYFMGTPLTAGFDVFSWRLRFEDFARDGTGGGVQFTYPVTAFGWDSLWGFPLDEVRIGADYRLERAAIEDIDFDATASIRAEEGSSLISSITPRISRNTLNHFFDPTSGSVQDLSIEIAGLGGEQFYKAEARSRWYWTFLKTKTFGDFTYSLGATAGYGVGNAGADGDELPLFERYFPGGINSIRGFETRTLGPRELRKNRYGTVISSSPIGGSSQFILNNEVIFPLVPSIGLKGVVFVDAGNAYGGDQDISLDNTRAAAGGGVRWLSPLGPLRVELGVPIKDKKRDQTSLLLFSFGGPFQF from the coding sequence ATGGGGCGGAACGTCTCGGGGGTGATCGGGCTCGCGATGGCGCTCGGGCTGGCGCTGGCGCCGGGCGTCTGGGCCCAGGGCACGGCGCCGGCGCGGCGTGCGCCGGGCGCGCCGAAGCCCGCGCAGCCGGAGCCGGCCGCCCAGGCGACGGGGCAGCCCGTCGTCCGTATCGTCGTCGACGGCAACGTCCGCGTCGAGGAGGACGCGATCCGCGTCCACATGAAGACGCGCGACGGGCAGCCCTTCTCGCAAGAGGCGCTCGACGAGGACATCAAGGCCGTCTACCGGATGGGCTTCTTCGATCAGGTGACGGCCGAGGTGACGCCCGATCCCGGCGGCAAGGGCGTCGACGTGGTCTTCACGGTGAAGGAGCGGCCGCTCGTCCGCGCCGTCACGCTCGAAGGCAACGACAAGCTCACCAAGGAGGAGCTCGACGGCGCCCTGCGCGTGCGCCCGCACACCATCCTCGACGCCGAGAAGGCGCGCCAGGGCATCGAGGCGGCGAAGAAGCTCTACGCCGAGAAGGGCTATCTCGACGCGCGCATCACCTACACGACGACGCCCGTGGGCGAGAACGAGGTCGACGTCGTCTACACGATCGAGGAGCAGGAGCCGGTTCGCGTCCAGGAGATCGAGTTCGAGGGCAACGAGGCGTTCTCGGACCGCCAGCTGAGCCGCCTGCTCCAGACCCAGGAGGAGTGGATCCTCACGCCCTTCACCGGCGCCGGCAACCTCAACAAGGACGTCCTGCGCACCGACGTCGAGCGCCTCACCGCGTTCTACTACGACAACGGCTACGTCACCGTGCGCATCGACGAGCCGCAGATCGAGCGCAGCGACGCGGGCCTCAAGATCACCATCAAGATCGACGAGGGCGACCAGTTCAACGTCGGCAGGGTCGGCATCGAGGGCAGGGATCTGCCGCCCGACGTCGACGCCATGGCCGGCAGCCTCACCACCAAGTCGGGCGAGACGTTCAGCGCCAGCACCCTGCGCCAGGACGTCCAGACGCTCACCGAGCGGCTCTCCGAAGACGGCTTCGCGTTCGCGAGCATCGAGCCGGCCACGACGATCGAGCCGGAGGCGAAGACCGTCGACGTGATCTTCGAGGTCGAGCGCGGCAAGCCCGTCGTCGTCGACAAGATCGAGGTCACCGGCAACACCAAGACGCGCGACTACGTCGTGCGGCGCGAGATGCGGCTCCAGGAGCAGGAGCTGTTCTCCGGCACCCGGCTGCGCAAGAGCCGCGAGGCGCTCCAGCGCCTCGGCTTCTTCAACGAGGTCAACGTCACGACGCGCAAGGCGCCGGCGTCGGAAGACCGCATGGACGTCGTCGTGGACGTGAAGGAGGCGCAGACCGGCGCCTTCAGCGCCGGCGCCGGCTTCAGCTCGGCGGACTCGCTGCTCTTCAACGTCCGCATCCAGGAGAACAATCTCTTCGGCCGCGGCCAGCGCCTGGTCCTCAACGCCGACGTCGGCTCCATCCGTCGCAACATCATCCTGTCCTTCACCGAGCCGTACTTCATGGGCACCCCGCTCACGGCGGGCTTCGATGTGTTCAGCTGGCGGCTGCGGTTCGAGGACTTCGCCCGCGACGGTACGGGCGGCGGCGTGCAGTTCACGTATCCCGTCACCGCCTTCGGATGGGACTCGCTCTGGGGCTTCCCGCTCGACGAGGTGCGTATCGGCGCCGACTATCGGCTCGAGCGCGCGGCGATCGAGGACATCGACTTCGACGCCACCGCCTCGATCCGCGCGGAAGAGGGCAGCAGCCTGATCAGCAGCATCACGCCGCGCATCTCGCGCAACACCCTGAACCACTTCTTCGACCCGACGTCCGGCTCGGTGCAGGACCTCTCGATCGAGATCGCGGGGCTCGGCGGCGAGCAGTTCTACAAGGCCGAAGCGCGCTCGCGCTGGTACTGGACGTTCCTCAAGACGAAGACCTTCGGCGACTTCACCTACTCGCTGGGCGCGACGGCGGGCTACGGCGTCGGCAACGCGGGTGCGGACGGCGACGAGCTGCCGCTGTTCGAGCGCTACTTCCCCGGAGGCATCAACTCCATCCGCGGCTTCGAGACCCGCACCCTGGGTCCGCGCGAGCTGCGCAAGAACCGCTACGGCACCGTAATCTCGTCGTCGCCCATCGGCGGCAGCTCGCAGTTCATCCTGAACAACGAGGTCATCTTTCCGCTGGTGCCCAGCATCGGCCTGAAGGGCGTCGTCTTCGTCGATGCCGGCAACGCCTACGGCGGCGACCAGGACATCTCGCTCGACAACACGCGGGCCGCGGCGGGCGGCGGCGTCCGCTGGCTCTCGCCGCTCGGCCCCCTGCGGGTCGAGCTCGGCGTGCCGATCAAGGACAAGAAGCGGGATCAGACCAGCCTGCTCCTCTTCTCGTTCGGCGGCCCGTTCCAGTTCTGA
- a CDS encoding ABC transporter ATP-binding protein, which translates to MTPLVQAEGLGKTYVDGPTEVQVLRGLDLLVAPGESVAIMGESGVGKSTLLHILGLLDAPNGGRLLFDGTDVLRLSESEQAALRNRAVGFVFQFHHLLPDFTALENVMLPALIGREPLRGARERAEALLARVGLGDRREHRPGEMSGGEQQRVAVARAMMRRPRLLLADEPTGSLDPATGERVQALMMELNAAAGSALVVATHNARLAATMGRTLRLVDGRLEESTAQVEGLRGTAGGV; encoded by the coding sequence ATGACCCCGCTCGTGCAGGCGGAGGGCCTGGGGAAGACCTATGTCGACGGTCCGACCGAGGTGCAGGTGCTGCGGGGGCTCGACCTCCTCGTCGCACCCGGCGAGTCCGTGGCGATCATGGGCGAGTCGGGCGTCGGCAAGAGCACGCTGCTCCACATCCTCGGGCTGCTCGACGCGCCGAACGGCGGCCGGCTCCTGTTCGACGGCACCGACGTGCTCCGGCTCTCCGAGTCCGAGCAGGCGGCGCTGCGCAATCGGGCGGTGGGCTTCGTCTTCCAGTTCCATCATCTGCTCCCCGACTTCACGGCCCTCGAGAACGTGATGCTGCCCGCGCTGATCGGCCGCGAGCCGCTGCGCGGCGCACGGGAGCGCGCCGAGGCGCTGCTCGCGCGCGTCGGCCTCGGCGATCGCCGCGAGCACCGTCCGGGCGAGATGTCCGGCGGCGAGCAGCAGCGCGTCGCCGTGGCGCGCGCGATGATGCGGCGGCCGCGTCTCCTCCTCGCCGACGAGCCGACGGGCAGCCTCGACCCTGCGACGGGCGAGCGGGTCCAGGCCCTCATGATGGAGCTGAACGCCGCGGCCGGATCGGCGCTGGTCGTCGCCACGCACAACGCCCGGCTCGCGGCGACGATGGGACGCACGCTGCGTCTCGTCGACGGGCGGCTCGAGGAGAGCACGGCGCAGGTCGAGGGGCTGCGGGGGACGGCGGGCGGCGTGTGA